One part of the Candidatus Omnitrophota bacterium genome encodes these proteins:
- a CDS encoding HAMP domain-containing protein — protein sequence MNKKFDHLNPVNFGYQFKLLGTISLISILTFGILTLNRIILLRNLLEERVITRINTIGNILSEDVKDDLLANDPENLCKLISVAEKQKRVRFVTVIKTDNTVLYSSDRKRENKLNTYTDTKDFEYKGLLYIKSFPIKHRQEDIASVQIGFSLKELKEGLTAALNWSVGIGVTGIFLILLISWAITKKLLAPLEQMRIVSQQFAKGDFSARLPGTSNDIIGKLENSLNSMAGQLDDTSRNLKSMIRKAVSKYEASNRELQVKSGKLEEANRRLIEMDKLKSEFVSIVSHELRTPLTSIIGFAKILTTLKLSDEQKEKYLKVIEAEGKRLAKLVNDFLDITKIESRTMIFQPIEFDIRDIIKEITENFAISQNIRIETKIPSTPLTVLGDRDRIEQVFLNLLSNAARYTPPGEKMSLTAEKENNKIKISVRDYGQGMRKEET from the coding sequence ATGAACAAAAAATTCGATCATCTGAATCCTGTGAACTTTGGTTACCAGTTTAAACTGCTGGGAACCATTTCGCTGATAAGTATTCTGACTTTCGGAATATTGACCCTCAATAGAATCATACTGCTCAGGAATCTACTTGAAGAAAGGGTGATCACCCGGATAAACACGATAGGCAACATACTCTCGGAAGACGTAAAGGATGATTTGCTGGCTAACGACCCGGAAAACCTGTGCAAGCTGATTTCCGTTGCGGAAAAACAAAAAAGAGTCCGGTTCGTAACGGTTATAAAGACGGACAATACCGTCTTATATTCATCTGACAGGAAACGGGAAAATAAATTAAATACATATACCGACACTAAAGATTTTGAATACAAAGGGCTGCTTTATATTAAATCTTTCCCCATAAAACACAGGCAGGAAGATATAGCCTCGGTTCAGATAGGATTTTCGCTGAAAGAATTAAAAGAGGGGCTGACAGCCGCCCTTAACTGGTCAGTCGGCATAGGCGTAACGGGCATCTTTCTTATTTTGCTGATATCATGGGCCATTACTAAAAAATTGCTGGCCCCGCTGGAACAGATGAGAATTGTATCCCAGCAGTTCGCTAAAGGAGATTTTTCCGCGCGCCTGCCCGGGACATCAAACGACATAATAGGAAAACTGGAAAACTCCCTCAATAGCATGGCCGGGCAGCTTGACGATACCAGCAGAAACCTGAAATCCATGATTAGAAAAGCCGTTTCAAAATATGAAGCATCTAACAGGGAACTGCAGGTAAAATCCGGAAAACTTGAGGAAGCCAACAGAAGGCTGATAGAAATGGATAAATTGAAATCAGAATTCGTCTCCATTGTCTCTCATGAATTAAGGACGCCGCTGACAAGCATAATCGGATTTGCCAAAATCCTCACTACGCTGAAACTCAGCGACGAGCAGAAGGAAAAATATCTGAAGGTCATTGAAGCGGAAGGCAAGCGGCTGGCAAAGCTTGTAAATGATTTTCTTGATATAACAAAGATCGAGTCGAGAACGATGATATTTCAGCCGATAGAATTTGATATCCGCGATATTATCAAAGAGATCACCGAGAATTTTGCTATTTCGCAGAATATCCGTATTGAAACAAAAATCCCCTCGACGCCTCTCACGGTGCTGGGCGACAGAGATAGGATAGAACAGGTCTTTCTAAACCTGCTGTCGAATGCCGCGAGGTATACCCCTCCCGGGGAAAAAATGTCTTTGACCGCCGAAAAAGAAAATAACAAAATAAAAATCAGCGTCAGGGACTACGGCCAGGGTATGAGAAAAGAAGAGAC